A genomic window from Methanovulcanius yangii includes:
- a CDS encoding HEAT repeat domain-containing protein — protein sequence MEIIKIAAIYLCNELTFVVMTPHGLTNVSLLEEEKNIDGLILALTDPMFPVRGDAAKALGKIGDPHAVEPLIGILTDDPKDLVRGLAAQALGQIGDSRAIGPLIASVNTDLSPFARFYSALALGEFPDDGVVVQLLEVLGGDPDNNVRIAALASLRKQTSEM from the coding sequence GTGGAGATTATTAAAATTGCAGCAATCTATTTATGCAATGAATTAACATTTGTCGTCATGACCCCTCATGGTTTAACGAATGTTTCTCTGCTTGAGGAGGAAAAAAATATTGATGGATTAATACTGGCACTTACGGATCCTATGTTCCCTGTTAGGGGTGATGCCGCCAAAGCTTTGGGAAAAATCGGTGATCCACACGCTGTCGAACCACTGATTGGCATTCTGACCGATGACCCCAAGGATCTGGTGCGTGGATTAGCCGCTCAGGCACTGGGACAAATTGGCGATTCGCGGGCGATCGGACCACTCATTGCTTCCGTAAACACAGATTTGTCCCCCTTTGCAAGATTCTACTCTGCTTTGGCGCTCGGGGAATTCCCTGACGATGGTGTAGTAGTGCAGTTGCTCGAAGTGCTTGGGGGCGACCCTGACAATAATGTGCGAATAGCTGCCCTTGCATCCCTTAGGAAACAGACATCAGAGATGTAA
- a CDS encoding ester cyclase codes for MTPEQNKTLVHRFIDAYNARDLDVFDDLVAPDYIDHTHHQQGREPFRQLFTLAFDAFPDWHEAIEDMIAEGDRVWVWVTATGTHTGEWNLFGVPLPPTGRKVIMSMVFIWRIADGRLAEGWEVDSEVDFLRAIGVLAYTEKGMAIFPEDEGD; via the coding sequence ATGACCCCCGAACAAAACAAAACCCTCGTCCACCGCTTCATCGACGCCTACAACGCCCGCGACCTCGACGTCTTCGACGACCTCGTGGCCCCCGACTATATCGACCACACGCATCATCAGCAGGGCCGGGAACCCTTCAGACAGCTCTTCACCCTCGCCTTTGATGCCTTCCCCGACTGGCATGAGGCGATCGAGGATATGATTGCCGAGGGGGACCGGGTCTGGGTGTGGGTGACGGCGACCGGAACCCATACCGGCGAGTGGAACCTCTTCGGTGTTCCCCTTCCCCCGACCGGCAGGAAGGTGATCATGTCGATGGTCTTCATCTGGCGCATCGCGGACGGACGGCTCGCCGAGGGGTGGGAGGTCGACAGCGAAGTGGATTTCCTGCGGGCCATCGGCGTTCTCGCGTACACGGAGAAAGGGATGGCCATTTTTCCTGAGGATGAAGGTGACTGA